One window of the Streptomyces sp. NBC_00259 genome contains the following:
- a CDS encoding transposase produces MQGQGGQPEAYRHREMPDAIGHLVDNGIKWRAMPADFPPWDRVYAFFRRWRDRGLVASARCRPSSRTPTRAP; encoded by the coding sequence ATGCAGGGCCAGGGCGGGCAGCCGGAAGCGTACCGCCACCGGGAGATGCCGGACGCGATCGGCCATCTCGTGGACAACGGCATCAAGTGGCGGGCGATGCCTGCCGACTTCCCGCCGTGGGACCGGGTCTATGCGTTCTTCCGCCGCTGGCGCGATCGCGGCCTGGTCGCCTCGGCGAGGTGCCGCCCCTCATCCAGGACGCCGACCCGCGCGCCCTGA
- a CDS encoding LacI family DNA-binding transcriptional regulator codes for MATEARRSPKRARRQATMQDVADKAGVSTATVSRVLAGKRMAESTRAKVMLAAKELNYVINAHARALKGGRSNTVGIVLVTLSAGPFNEIARGIEQQTVTEGMRCMVASSQADQERELSLAASMAEQNADIVILIGGVQDTPRYRTRVAALARELDAAGSRLVLVGRPSPGADLPVTVVDYDNEGGAFAVTSHLLSAGHERILFLGGPENSTTAARVAGYRRALEAYGRKAEPELVVNRGNHNDMGPAGIREILRAMPSDVTAVFAWDDEIAACAISQLRADGVSVPERISVVGFNNALPHAEHLFPALTTVQVPFLQLGRTAVNLALQRDDPDFRHAQQVVLGTHVVVRDSVQPRVHRA; via the coding sequence GTGGCCACGGAGGCACGCAGAAGTCCGAAGCGGGCACGGCGGCAGGCCACGATGCAGGATGTCGCCGACAAGGCGGGCGTGTCGACGGCCACGGTGTCGCGCGTTCTGGCCGGCAAACGCATGGCGGAGTCAACCCGGGCCAAGGTGATGCTCGCGGCGAAGGAGCTCAACTACGTCATCAACGCCCACGCCCGGGCCCTGAAGGGCGGCCGGAGCAACACCGTCGGCATCGTCCTCGTCACGCTCAGCGCCGGGCCGTTCAACGAGATCGCCCGTGGCATCGAGCAGCAGACGGTGACCGAGGGCATGCGCTGCATGGTCGCCTCCAGCCAGGCGGACCAGGAGCGCGAGCTGTCACTCGCGGCGTCGATGGCCGAGCAGAACGCTGACATCGTCATCCTCATCGGGGGCGTCCAGGACACTCCGCGCTACCGGACCAGGGTGGCCGCGCTCGCCCGCGAGCTCGACGCGGCCGGATCCCGGCTGGTGCTGGTCGGCCGGCCGTCCCCCGGCGCCGACCTGCCGGTCACCGTCGTGGACTACGACAACGAGGGCGGAGCGTTCGCGGTCACCAGCCATCTGCTGTCGGCCGGCCATGAACGGATCCTCTTCCTCGGCGGCCCCGAGAACTCCACCACCGCCGCGCGTGTCGCCGGCTACCGCAGGGCGCTGGAGGCCTACGGCCGGAAGGCCGAGCCCGAGCTGGTCGTCAACCGCGGCAACCACAACGACATGGGCCCGGCCGGGATACGGGAGATCCTGCGGGCCATGCCCTCCGACGTCACGGCCGTGTTCGCGTGGGACGACGAGATCGCCGCATGCGCCATCTCGCAGCTGCGGGCGGACGGCGTCTCCGTACCGGAGCGGATCTCGGTGGTGGGCTTCAACAACGCGCTTCCCCACGCCGAGCACCTCTTCCCCGCGCTCACCACCGTGCAGGTCCCCTTCCTGCAGTTGGGCCGCACCGCGGTGAACCTGGCCCTGCAACGGGACGATCCCGACTTCCGCCACGCCCAGCAAGTGGTACTCGGCACCCATGTCGTGGTCCGCGACTCGGTGCAGCCACGGGTGCACCGCGCCTGA